The following is a genomic window from Haloarcula sp. DT43.
CCCGGCGGCGGACTACAGTTGGCACATCGCGCGTGCGCCGGTACAGTCTACTGCTACACTCGGTGACGACCCGGTCGAACACTTCGTCCCCGACACGCCGGGCAGGTACATCGTCCGCCTCACCGCGCCGGACGGCAAGCACGACCTCACCGTTCGCGCGTTCCCGGGGCGGCTCGAATCCAGCGGGCCACACACCTCTGGGCGGTCCGGTCGCTCCGGCGGGGGACGCGGGGGCGTCTCCGGCGGGCGAAGCGGCTCCGGCGGGAGCGACGCGTACACACTCGCCGAGGACGGCAGCGACGGCGACGGTGGCGGCGGTCGCCCGCGCCTGACCCTGCGGCCGGCCATCGAGGGCGACGAGGCCGTCGTCCGCGCGGACCGCAGCCCCCACCCCGAAGGGACCGAGACGGCCGCGGACCTCGCCGTCGAGTTCCTGTTCGACGACCGCGACGACATCGACGCCGACGCGGTGACCCGGGACGGGACGGACCTCCGGATTCCCCTCGACGCGCTCCCGGAGCGCGCCCGCATCCACGGCGTCGCGGTCGGGGACCACGGCTACAGCGTGCCCGACGCCGTCGAGTTCACGCGCACCGCGGACGGGGTCGAGACGGTGGCCAGCGGGGCCGGCGTCGCCGCCGCCCGCCCGTACGACGCGCCGGACTGGGCCGAGGACGCGGTCATCTACGAGATTTACGTCCGCACGTTCGCCGGCGACAGCGAGCAGTCGCCCTTCGACGCTATCGTCGACCGCCTGGACTACCTCGATTCGCTCGGCGTCGACGTGCTCTGGCTCACGCCGGTCCTGCAGAACGACCACGCGCCCCACGGCTACAACATCACGGACTTCTTCGACATCGCGTCGGACCTGGGCACCCGCGAGGACTACGAGCGGTTCGTCGACGCGGCCCACGACCGCGGGTTCAAGGTCTTGTTCGACCTCGTCTGCAACCACTCGGCGCGCACCCACCCGTACTTCGAGGCCGCGCGAGACGACCCGGACAGCGAGTACCGCGACTGGTACGAGTGGCGCACCGAAACCGAACCGGAGACGTACTTCGAGTGGGAACACATCGCCAACTTCGACTTCGACCACCTGCCGGTCCGGCGGCACCTGCTCGACGCGGTCGCCCAGTGGGCCGAACTGGTCGACGGCTTCCGGTGTGACATGGCCTGGGCCGTCCCGAACAGCTTCTGGCGCGAGATTCACGACTACTGCAAGGACCG
Proteins encoded in this region:
- the malA gene encoding alpha-amylase MalA — its product is MHHPGPPRFVATGDEVELAPRDPDPAADYSWHIARAPVQSTATLGDDPVEHFVPDTPGRYIVRLTAPDGKHDLTVRAFPGRLESSGPHTSGRSGRSGGGRGGVSGGRSGSGGSDAYTLAEDGSDGDGGGGRPRLTLRPAIEGDEAVVRADRSPHPEGTETAADLAVEFLFDDRDDIDADAVTRDGTDLRIPLDALPERARIHGVAVGDHGYSVPDAVEFTRTADGVETVASGAGVAAARPYDAPDWAEDAVIYEIYVRTFAGDSEQSPFDAIVDRLDYLDSLGVDVLWLTPVLQNDHAPHGYNITDFFDIASDLGTREDYERFVDAAHDRGFKVLFDLVCNHSARTHPYFEAARDDPDSEYRDWYEWRTETEPETYFEWEHIANFDFDHLPVRRHLLDAVAQWAELVDGFRCDMAWAVPNSFWREIHDYCKDRDGEFLLLDETIPYIPEFQAGLFDMHFDSTTYAALRQVGGGADAGAVLDAIDERARIGFPEHASFMLYAENHDETRYVVDYGRDAAEAAAGALFTLPGAPLLYAGQEFGQRGRRDDLAWGHTDEALQSFVADLSAARHARPALSADADLVRIPYDVHEGPADRVVAYARTTGADAAVVVLNFAGERATVGLPVEADETDLVSGEPRGATGDGATTVTVDSVGVFPTADGNLHR